Within Klebsiella sp. RIT-PI-d, the genomic segment ATGCTAAAAAACCAAAAGTATTTGGTTATTTTACTGACTGGTCCCAGTACGACGCCCGTTTGCAGGGCATTGATACCCCGACCGAGCGTGGACGTGGTTACGATCTGGCCAACGTTTCACCCACTGCTTATGACAAAATTATTGCCGGTTTCGTTGGTATCGTCGGCTTTCATAAAGTTGATACCCAGTACCGTGATGTCGTTGCTGAAGCAGCAGAACTGTGCGGTAAAGTAAAATATGAACCGACATTTCTCGATCCGTGGGGCGATTTCCAGAGCTATGTTAACGTTGGTCACACCGTAAGCGGCTGGGATGTTGATCCGAAAACCGTTACTCAGGCTAATACCAAAGGCTTCCTCGGTGGCTTGCGTGACCTGCAGGCAAAAGCGAAAAAACAGGGCCACAATCTGGAACTGTCGATGAGCATCGGCGGCTGGTCCATGAGTAACGGTTTCCATGAAACCGCCTCCAAAGATGCTTCCCGTAAAATCTTTGCAAAAGGCATGGTCAAACTGTTCAAACAGTTCCCGATGTTCAATGGCGTGGATCTGGACTGGGAATACCCGAACGACGAAGGTGCAGGTAACCCGCACGGTCCGGAAGATGGCGCTAACTTTGCGCTGCTGATTGCCGAAGTCCGTAAGCAACTTGATGCGGCAGGCCGTAGCGACGTTAAAATTTCTATCGCCGCTTCTGCAGTTGTTGCAAAAATGGAGTTTATTGACCTCACCACAATGATGAATGCCGGTATGGATTACATCAACGTGATGACTTATGACTTCTTCGGTACGCCGTGGGCAGAAACTCTGGCTCACCATACCAACCAGAAAGCGCTGACCGCAGGCGGATGGTCTGTAGAAACTATCGTTGATTACCTGCTGGCAGAAGGTTTCCCGGCCGAGCGTATCAACATCGGTTATGCCGGTTACAGCCGTAACGGCCGTAACACTGAAATCACCAGCTTTTCGCCGCTGGAAGGTTCCTATAACCCGGGTGAAGGCACGACCACCGGTTCTTTTGAGTCCGGCACGAGTGAATGGTATGACCTGATTTACAACTACCTGGATCTGGAAAACCAGAAAGGCCGTAACGGTTTCAACGTGTACACCGATCGGGTTGCAGATGCTGACTATCTGTACAACCCGGAGTCCAGACTGTTCATCTCTCTGGATACGCCGCGTACCGTTAAATCAAAAGGCGAATATGCTGCAGAGCGTGGTCTGGGTGGCGTGTTTACCTGGACTATTGATCAGGATAACGGCGTGCTGGTTAACGCCGCGCGTGAAGGTCTGGGCTATGAGATAATTAAAGAAGTCATCGATATGGACCCGTTTTACTTCGAAGGCATCAACGTTGAGCCTAAAGATGAACAAGAAGAAGACGAAGATCAAACAGATGGGAACGAAGATCGGAGCGATGACGAAAAAGAAGACGACATCGTTCCAGCAGTAAACCATGCACCTAAAGCAGCGATTGAAATGTTGATCGTCGCAGGCTCACGTGTTCGTCTGTCTGGTGCTAACTCCTCTGATGAGGACAATGATGCACTGACCTACAGCTGGGGCGTCCCTGCAGATATTGATGTTGAAGATAAAACGACAGAATGCATTGAATTCAACGTACCGAAAGTAGATGTACAAAATAACTTTATCTTCTCACTGTTCGTGCGTGATTCTAAAAACGAGCCGTCAACTCAGCAGCGTTTTGTTCTCTCTGTCATTCCGGGATCTTCTGACATCGAGCCTGACGAGGACGATGAATACGACTACGACTATGACAATGAAGATGACTATATCGAACCAGAAGAACCGGCGGAAGATGCCGATCCTGACGCACCTCACCCAGTGTGGAAGTCTGATACCGTTTACGGTGCAACCTGGGGCGAATTCGAAATCGTTAGCTGGAAAGGGCATAACTACCAGGTAAAATGGTGGTCCTGTGGCGATCGGCCGGATCAGAATTGCAACCAGGGCGATGTCTGGACCGATCTGGGTACTTACTAATCACTAAGCATTTACAAAAGCGTTAAGAGATACCCTGTGCGAGCAAAACGCCGTCGGGCATGATACCCATGGTATAACGCTTGCCAGCAGTCTGAGGCCCTGGAGGAATTCAGGGCCTTTTTTTATCTGCCCGTCGCCTGCTGAACAACAGGCATAAAAAAACCCGCCATTCAGCGGGTTTTTCACAAAGCAACAGCAATAGCAATCAGGCGATTAAGCCAGTTTGCCGATCTGAGCGGCCAGGTTTGCTTTATGGCGCGCAGCTTTGTTTTTGTGGATCAGGCCTTTAGCTGCCTGACGGTCCACGATCGGTTGCATTTCGTTAAATGCTTTCTGTGCAGCAGCTTTGTCGCCAGCTTCGATAGCTGCGTATACTTTCTTGATGAAAGTACGCATCATAGAGCGACGGCTAGCGTTGTGTTTGCGAGCCTTTTCAGACTGAACGGCGCGCTTCTTAGCTGATTTGATATTAGCCAAGGTCCAACTCCCAAATGTGATCTTTATGGACAATTCAAAGGCCGAGGAATATGCCCTCTTAGCCTTCTTTTGTCAATGGATTTGTGCAAATAAGCGCCGTTATTATTGCGGCGCTCGTTACGTGTGATGGCGCAGGATTCTACCAGCTTGTGCAGCGTGAATACAGCTTTTCTGCCATAAAATTCACATACCAGCGACAGATTTTCCTGCATTCGGCGGTAAGGTTGATGAAATCCGCCCTCCATTATGCTTTAGGATACAATCGCAGGTTAACGTAGCCTCCTGTACAAGGTATAATCCGACGATTTTCACTGTTTTGAGCCAGAGATGAAGCTGATACGCGGCATACATAACCTCAGCCAGGCCCCGCGCGGGTGCGTGCTAACTATTGGTAATTTCGACGGTGTGCATCGCGGACACCGTGCGCTGCTAAAAAACCTTCGTGCCGAAGGACAGGCTCGCAAGCTCCCGGTTGTGGTGATGATTTTCGAACCGCAGCCGCTCGAACTGTTTGCCGCTGATAAAGCGCCAGCTCGCCTGACCCGACTGCGTGAAAAGCTGGGCTATCTTGCCGAGTGCGGCGTTGATTACGTCCTCTGCCTGCGTTTTGATCGCCGCTTTGCCGCCCTGACCGCGCAGGCGTTTATTAGCGACCTGCTGGTTGATCGGCTTGGGGTGCAGTTTCTTGCCGTTGGCGATGATTTCCGTTTTGGCGCTGGTCGACAGGGTGATTTCTTGTTATTACAGAAGGCGGGCGTGGAATTTAGCTTTGATGTCACCAGCACCCAGACCTTCTGTGAGGGCGGAATACGGATTAGCAGTACCGCTGTGCGTCAGGCGCTGGCCGCTGACGATCTGAATCTTGCAGAAAGCCTGCTTGGACACCCCTATACGATTTCCGGGCGGGTGGTCCACGGCGATGCGCTGGGGCGCACTATTGGTTTTCCGACCGCCAATGTGCCGCTGCGCCGTCAGGTCTCCCCGGTGAAAGGCGTCTATGCCGTTGAAGTCATGGGGCTCGGTGAGCGGCCTTTTTTTGGCGTCGCCAATATTGGCACCCGTCCAACCGTTGCGGGCGTGCGCCAGCAACTGGAAGTGCATTTGCTGGACGTTGTAATGGACCTGTATGGTCGCCATATAGATGTGATACTGCGTAAAAAAATACGCAGTGAGCAGCGATTTTCGTCGCTGGACGAGCTAAAAGCGCAAATTGCGCGTGATGAGTTAACCGCCCGGGATTTTTTTGGGCTAACAAAACCGGCTTAATTGCCTACGTAAAAATACGGAACTGAGAATCTGATGAGTGACTTTAAATCAACCCTGAATTTGCCGGAAACAGGGTTCCCGATGCGTGGCGATCTCGCCAAACGCGAACCGGGAATGCTGGCGCGTTGGACTGATGATGATCTGTACGGCATCATTCGTGCGGCCAAAAAAGGTAAAAAAACCTTCATTCTGCATGATGGCCCTCCTTATGCGAATGGCAGCATTCATATTGGTCACTCGGTTAACAAGATTCTGAAAGATATTATCGTCAAGTCGAAAGGCCTGACGGGTTTTGACTCGCCTTATGTGCCGGGTTGGGACTGCCATGGTTTGCCGATTGAACTGAAAGTAGAGCAGGAATTTGGCAAGCCGGGTGAGAAATTCACCGCGGCTGAATTCCGCGCCAAGTGCCGCGAATACGCGGCAACGCAGGTTGAGGGGCAGCGTAAAGATTTCATCCGTCTGGGCGTGCTCGGCGACTGGTCGCATCCTTACCTGACCATGGACTTCAAAACCGAAGCTAACATCATCCGTGCACTGGGTAAAATCATCGGCAATGGTCACCTGCACAAAGGCGCGAAGCCAGTGCACTGGTGTGTCGATTGCCGTTCTGCGCTGGCAGAAGCGGAAGTCGAATATTATGACAAAACGTCGCCATCAATTGACGTTGCGTTCCATGCCGCAGATCCACAAGCGGTTAAAGCGAAGTTTGGCGTTGCCGAGGTGAATGGCCCAATCTCGCTGGTTATCTGGACCACCACGCCGTGGACGCTTCCGGCTAACCGGGCGATCTCTCTGGCACCGGATTTCGACTATGCGCTCGTACAACTCGACGGTCAGGCGGTGATCCTGGCGAAAGATCTGGTTGAGAGCGTGATGCAGCGCATTGGCGTGGCTGATTACACCGTGCTGGGCTGTGTAAAAGGTGCCGATCTTGAACTGCTGCGTTTTACCCATCCGTTCATGGGCTTCGACGTCCCGGCGATCCTGGGCGATCACGTGACGCTGGATGCCGGTACCGGTGCTGTTCATACCGCACCAGGCCACGGCCCGGACGACTATGTCATCGGTCAGAAATATGGTCTTGAAGTGGCGAACCCGGTTGGTCCTGACGGGACTTATCTGCCGGGCACATACCCGACACTGGACGGTGTGAACG encodes:
- a CDS encoding glycosyl hydrolase family 18 protein: MATSKLIKSDTLTETSNAADGFNPVTEDSKYSYTSARVAKPVYNQYKANAKKPKVFGYFTDWSQYDARLQGIDTPTERGRGYDLANVSPTAYDKIIAGFVGIVGFHKVDTQYRDVVAEAAELCGKVKYEPTFLDPWGDFQSYVNVGHTVSGWDVDPKTVTQANTKGFLGGLRDLQAKAKKQGHNLELSMSIGGWSMSNGFHETASKDASRKIFAKGMVKLFKQFPMFNGVDLDWEYPNDEGAGNPHGPEDGANFALLIAEVRKQLDAAGRSDVKISIAASAVVAKMEFIDLTTMMNAGMDYINVMTYDFFGTPWAETLAHHTNQKALTAGGWSVETIVDYLLAEGFPAERINIGYAGYSRNGRNTEITSFSPLEGSYNPGEGTTTGSFESGTSEWYDLIYNYLDLENQKGRNGFNVYTDRVADADYLYNPESRLFISLDTPRTVKSKGEYAAERGLGGVFTWTIDQDNGVLVNAAREGLGYEIIKEVIDMDPFYFEGINVEPKDEQEEDEDQTDGNEDRSDDEKEDDIVPAVNHAPKAAIEMLIVAGSRVRLSGANSSDEDNDALTYSWGVPADIDVEDKTTECIEFNVPKVDVQNNFIFSLFVRDSKNEPSTQQRFVLSVIPGSSDIEPDEDDEYDYDYDNEDDYIEPEEPAEDADPDAPHPVWKSDTVYGATWGEFEIVSWKGHNYQVKWWSCGDRPDQNCNQGDVWTDLGTY
- the rpsT gene encoding 30S ribosomal protein S20 — its product is MANIKSAKKRAVQSEKARKHNASRRSMMRTFIKKVYAAIEAGDKAAAQKAFNEMQPIVDRQAAKGLIHKNKAARHKANLAAQIGKLA
- the ribF gene encoding bifunctional riboflavin kinase/FAD synthetase, with the protein product MKLIRGIHNLSQAPRGCVLTIGNFDGVHRGHRALLKNLRAEGQARKLPVVVMIFEPQPLELFAADKAPARLTRLREKLGYLAECGVDYVLCLRFDRRFAALTAQAFISDLLVDRLGVQFLAVGDDFRFGAGRQGDFLLLQKAGVEFSFDVTSTQTFCEGGIRISSTAVRQALAADDLNLAESLLGHPYTISGRVVHGDALGRTIGFPTANVPLRRQVSPVKGVYAVEVMGLGERPFFGVANIGTRPTVAGVRQQLEVHLLDVVMDLYGRHIDVILRKKIRSEQRFSSLDELKAQIARDELTARDFFGLTKPA